The Thiovulum sp. ES sequence GTGGAATTGAGAAATTTCCAAATGCTATCCACTCATTTGAGACTGTAATTGGATTTGTGTAGTTCCAAAAAAGCAAAACAACTGATGAAAAAAGTGCTAATCCAAAAGCATAGCCGACCCAAAAAGAGAATCTGTTTCCCGCAAAAAATGTTAAAACTGCTCCAATAAAAGGGAGTAGGACAATTAAAATTTCTAAACTCATTCGGCAACTCCAATTTTATTGATTTCCGTAGCACCTGTAACTCTGTTTGTGATAAGGAAAATGAGAACACCCGCCGCAGCCTCAAGAGTTGCAATTGCGATAATCATGTAAGAGAGTGAAAGATTGTCATTTAATCCGTAATGTTTTCCTGTTGAAGCAAGAAACAGAATTACGGCATTAAGTAACATTTCGAGAGA is a genomic window containing:
- a CDS encoding NADH:ubiquinone oxidoreductase subunit 11 or 4L (chain K) (PFAM: NADH-ubiquinone/plastoquinone oxidoreductase chain 4L), with amino-acid sequence MLQFEILIAVSLFGIGLFGLATQKNFLKIFFSLEMLLNAVILFLASTGKHYGLNDNLSLSYMIIAIATLEAAAGVLIFLITNRVTGATEINKIGVAE